The following is a genomic window from Malus sylvestris chromosome 12, drMalSylv7.2, whole genome shotgun sequence.
GGGCTAAAGTCGAAAATGTATGTAGCACTCCCCTCCGGCTTATTATTTTGTCTGAGATTAATTGATCTTGATTTGCAACAATTTAATCAAACTGCGTTAGCGATATTCGATCTGACGCATTCTAATGATTTTACATTATCAGGATGATCATGCTGAAGATTTCAGACGGCTAATAGGTAGAACTCCCATCAGTCGTCTTGCACAGCCTAATGAAATTTCGTCTCTGGTGTCCTTCCTTTGCCTCCCTGCTGCTTCTTTCATCAATGGACAAGTCATTAGCGTTGATGGAGGGTTCACAGTTAGTGGTTTCTAGCAAACTCATCAATATTATCAGTCccaacatttgtttttgtttttttcctgcGGATTCAGTCACACTCTAATGAGTTTGTTGACATATAGTTTCACATTTAATCAGTTTCTTAATAAACCTCGTCCAAAATTATGTAAAATGTTATGTACTTTTCAAGACTAATAAAGCTTAATGTCAACTCAGGCTCAATCATATATATCTGCCTAAATTGTTAAGATATTTCAAATGTGAACGATTTAGATATGTAGGAAATGAAATGATATATGGTCTTCTCAATTGGTTGTATAATTAGCCAGCACAATATTTTGTGAATCATAGACGCACTCACGCACAGGTGCCACACACATAGGGAAGTAGCTTCGCTCCCAAATATTGGTATTCCAAGTTCAAATCTTCCTTCgttgataaataaaaaataaataaaaaagattaaTGATCATATGCTAGATGTAAGGGTGGTTCAGATAGGGATCCTGAACCGATCTCTTTTGGGATGGGATTtcgaaaaccgaaaccaaacccaAATTTGTGTATTTCCAATTTTAGGATTCtcgaaaaaaaattttgaattttggtacGGCCCGggattttaattcaatttctatTCACTTTCTTGTAAATGGAAGCCCCTGATTAATTCAATTCAAACCAGCATCAAAATCCCAAATCAAAGAATCAGATAATATCCCAGGTTATATGGATAAAATTACATAGGAAATGGAATGCAAATGAACATTTCCCTACAGTTTCGACTTTCAATACAAGCATGTTCGATTCAGTATCAATATCATTTTGAAATAAGAACAAAGCAACAAACAAGAGCAAATAAAAATTGCAAGAGATATTGCAAAATCAAACATGCATAATAAGAAAATCAAGTTATTTAAATTgacaaatccaaatccaaatccaaatccaatagCAGAATCCAAATCtataaacaataaaaattgCATAAACCCAATTTTCACAAACCCTAGAAACCAAAATTAATTCGGAACCAAACCCTAGATTTTGATTCTTGAATTCCAACcttaatttgaaaaataattcgAAGCAAAACCCTAGATTTCAAAGGTAATTCAAAACAAATACCTCAACTAGGAGCTCGAGAGTCGCTCGATCGAGATAGAGAATTGGATAGAGATAGTAGCAGATGTGTCCGTGTGTGTGGTTTGTATGGTGTGGTCGAGGGGGAGGGTAGAGGAGAGGTGAAGTCGAGCTCAAGAGAGAAACGGCATACGGGCTACTTCATAACATTATCTTTTGGACTATGTTAACACAAAAAGAATTCGTGCTTAGAATAACTCGAGAAAAGAATTGGAGTCCCGCCTTCATGCTACATTTTTCCAATCGTGGTTCCTCATTAGTAGCTCCGCTgcattataatttaaaaaaaaaaaaaagttgttcgACTAATAATGTTGACTATTCATACGAATCAATACTATCAAAGTAAAAATAGTAATTAATTGAATTTGTAACACAAAACTATAGTGAAAACTAATAGAATTGAATAGATATGCAATGAATAGTTTACTAACACAACTTACAAAGGAGATAAATAGTTctctaacacactttttttCAGTCAAAGCCATGAGATTATCATTGATGAATGAAAGAGTTACATCTAGAACAAAGTAGGACGCGTCTCGActgcaacaaaacaaaaagtagCCTTGCAAACTGAATATCAGCTAGACAATCTAGGGGATCTTCGAACCACAAACACGAGCTAGAGGAGAAGAGGCTAAGGCCAGCTAAACGATGAGCTGCTTCGTTAGCTTGGCGTGTGACATGTTTAAGGACAACTCTAGTTATTCCCAAAGCTAAAGACTTAGGGCTCGTTTAAAAGTGTGTTTGAAATAgctgaaagtgtttttggtgaaaatatttttttaaaccaaTCTATAGTAAAAATCCAAGTAGATCCTGAAAAaacatttttaagtatttacttTAAAGAGCACATATTTAATGTTTCTTCTAAAAAGtacttaaaatatttttaaaactcaaaatcaatttcaccaaaaaagaATCATTAGTAATAACATTTTGTAAACCCCAAAGTAAACACCATGGATAAGCCTTTCCTAACTGCCAATGCATTCACAAGAAGATGGAAAGAGACAAACTTGAAATTCAACGACAAAACAGCGATGAAGTGGCCATTATCACTAACACAACTTACATTAGTCATCACATAATATGATTAGATCCAAGCCGTTGTGGCACTTTCCTGACCGTCGATTATAAAAATGTTTGGATCCAACGTCGGTTTACCTTCCACGCAGCCGCTTCACCAGCATATGAGAACCCGGATTACCGGTCAAACaagagtgcatttttgctcaccactatttatggctggtttggtattattgtgctttgaaaaaaaactgttatgagaataaacggctgtgttgtgagaataagcagctgtgaaataaatcagcagagtgtttggtaaacttttttgtaaaagtgcttttggaaaaaaaagcagtctgatagtgagttttttcattaaaggagcactgtagctccgtgtgctttgaaaaaaagccagttttccaaagctgcaaatagcagctttagttttttcctttgatttcagcttattctcacagcagcttccaaaataaacctttttttttcattttaccaaacacctaaaaccctcacagctttttttcatgggtgctttttttttaagcacctcactcccaaaccaccccttagtgTGGTGTATGATCACCACCTTATTTATTATTGTTAGAtaagtttgaattttaaaatttgtgttTATCCACTACACGAATCTTGATATTCAAAACTCATTTAACgatgattaataaaataatgaatatATAATATACTAAATGAATACTTCTGTCAAACAAAGACAAAATTTCAAACCGGACAGCGATTAAATATATGAATTCGAACAGTACAGCCCCACCCCACACGTGGCAGCCAACGAGCCCCACCTCCATAACTCCCCTTCCAGAAAGTTCCAGCAAACTCGTGGCTACCAAAAATGTAATCCATACTAACGGCCCAGATCCCTCCACGTGGCATCCGACGTGGCATGATTTGCATCCCGGCATATGATACGCCTCGCTCTTCCGAGTCTCTCTCTGTCCTCTTGCTTTCTTCTCCGGACTCGCTGAAACTCTCCCACTGAAACTTtcgctagagagagaaagtagagagagagagattttgtTCTCAGATTTGTTATACGAGACAACGGTGTCGTTTTGGATTGGCGATGGACTGCaatgaaggaggaggaggagggtcgACGAAAACGGAGGAGCGGAGAGAAGCTCTGGTGTATATGTGGGGATATCTTCCGGGAGTATCGCCGGAGAAGTCTCCGATACTGTCTCTGTCGCCGGTGCGGTTTCCTAATGGGATGGAGGGTGGATATTCGTGGAAGGACGTCTGCGGCGGCGGTTGCGGATTCGCCATGGCCATCTCAGGTTTGATCCTCGAATTCTCAATCTTTAAACAAGTGATCAATGCTTAATTACTTGTTCGATTTTTTAAtcgtgtgtttcaatttgtttgGATGATGGTTTTGATTAGAGTGTGGGAAGCTGATGACGTGGGGGTCGACGGACGAGGAGGGGCAGAGCTACGTCGTTTCTGGGAAGCACGGGGTAATGCAGCGGTCTTGTAATTACTTATAATTATTTAGGATTTCGAATTTTCTGGGATTAATTTTGTCATctttgttaaggagactccggAGGCATATGCTCTCCCAACTGAGGCTTCAATACTCAAGGCTGCTGCTGGTTGGGCTCATTGCGTTGCTGTTACGGGTAGGTTTTTTCGCTCTTATTTCTGATGACGGAATGAATATTCATTGTTCACTACTTAAATTTGTGTTTGAAATAAAAGGATTTATGTGTAAATTGGTAGTTGACTGTTGTGTGGATTATTAGTGTTTCTTGATACTAGTTGCATTTAGTCAAATTGCGTGAAATACCGCGGTAATTCTACGATTTGAGTTTGGTAACATGATGAAATATGGATAATCTAGGGCCCGTTTGATAAACATTTcgttgttagtttttagttttctttttttatacttGAGATATGGAAATAGTATATGGGGAAAAGGAGGGATGAAGAAGGGTGGTGAGAGGGAGGGGAAGAAATAAAGAATGAATGAGAACAAAATCTGGAAAGCGGAAACAACTTAAAATAGTGTTTGGTTTTTGGCTTTCatctgttttccttttcttgTACATTTCTTCTACGTCTTTTCCACCCTACTTATCCTCTCCTCTGTATCCTTCATTTCTCCCATGCATTCCCCCTCCCTCTctacaagaaaaatgaaaactgatAAAGCTAAAAgcaaaatggttatcaaatgggCCCCTAGTTTCTACGGGAGCAGAATGTGAACTAATTGGGATTATTGGTCAATCTACTTTCTACAGAGACTGGTGAAGTATACACTTGGGGTTGGAAAGAGTGTGTTCCCTCTGGGAATCTTATTGGTGATCTGGGCATGGTGGAACGTCTCCAAAAGGATACTACAGGGAATCAAAGTTCATTACCAGCTGAACAAGGTATTTCTGTAACCTGGGTATATCTGGAAAAACATGCACGGAAACCTTTTCGATTGTACTAGATCAATGTGATTAAGACCTTATTGTCTTATACAGTAAACTCAATGTCTCAAGGCTTCAATTTGACTAGTGGGACAGTATCTCATCTTGAAAGCAAAAGGGCCAGAGAGGAAATTGCAAAGCGAAGGAAAATTTCGTCGGCTAAAGTCGAATCTGAAAGCTCAACAGGTGGTGAAGAATTCTTCAATCCATCCCCTTGTCTTGTAACTCTGGGTCCTGGAGTGAGAATCACCACTGTCGCAGCTGGTGGGCGCCATACTTTAGCATTATCAGGTAATGTTTCGGGGTTGTATTTAAGACTTTCAGGATGGTTGCTTTTCTTTGTGGTCACACCATATAGTTTTGTAGGTTGTAGGATGTACGAAGCTATGGAGGATTTTTGATGTAACACAAGACCCTGATGCATCATAATTTTAACCGAAGTTTCAGATATGGGACAGGTGTGGGGTTGGGGCTATGGAGGCGAAGGACAGCTAGGTTTGGGTACCAGGGTAAAAATGGTTTCTTCTCCTCATGTCATCCCCTGTATTGAGCCATCTGCGTCTGGGAAGGATAGGTCTTCTGTGATATCTCAAGGTTCAAAAGTTCCTGGAAGTTATGTGAAGGAGATTGCTTGTGGAGGCCGGCACAGTGCAGTAATAACAGGTCAGCATTTATGGGATCGTATAAAGCTTGTAACCAGAGAATGAAGAGCTGGTTAATAGATTGTGTTTATAGGTTGTACGCGTTAATGTAATCCTACTTATTTGTTTTCCATCCTTAATTATCTTTGGATCTATGCAAAATGCAGGATTGTTCTTGGTTGTTGTATGGATCCTCTTCATTTGACGAAGACATCCTCTTTTTGTGTGACCATTTCAACTGTATCACTCatttatatttagaaataatttTGCAATTTGCAGATGCTGGAGCACTGCTTACTTTTGGCTGGGGGCTTTACGGTCAGGTGAGCTTGCTATGCTAGTCAAGGTCTTATGCTGTTTGAGCGGAACTGAGAGAAATGATTGCTCTTCTTGTATACTTTGATAATTAGTAGTACTACTGATTAGATTTTCAATTAGAACCGCATTTTCCTTTTCTCGTTCTTGTTATTTATCTGCTGCATTTCTCATCTTTTCCCATTTTGATCCAGTGTGGGCAAGGGAATACAATAGATCAGCTAAGACCAAGTTATGTGAAATCATTGTCCGAAACAAAAGTGAAAAACATTGCTGCCGGACTATGGCATACACTCTGTGTATCTGTTGACGGGCGTGTATATGCATTTGGAGGGAATCAGTTTGGACAGCTGGgaacaggtgctgacgagggtGAGGTACACTCAACGAGTTATCCATCCTGGTTCTTTTTTCAGCTTTGTGATCTTAGCTTGGCCCAACTTCTTGTTGTATGACTTAACTAAATCATATTCTTGTAGCTTCAGACTCTACCTAAGATATTGGATTCTCCGGGTTTGGGAAGCAAGCATGCAAAAGTAGCCTCCTGCGGCGCTCGACATAGTGTCATTCTAACAGGTAAGCTAATGAAGCTGAAAAGTGTTGATACTTGCACTAATCATTGATATTCACAAAGCTATTTATTTGAACATTCCATTTGTTATTTTGGCTGCAGAAGACGGCCAGTTATTTAGTTGGGGGTGGAACAAGTATGGCCAAGTATGATTCCTAACTTATATGATTAAAATCTTTTAGTCACAACGTCTACTCTTGCACGATCATTTTTAACGGCACGATCATTAACGAACTTCTCTATTCCTGTTTGGATGCAGCTTGGCCTGGGCGATGCCGTGGATAGGAACATTCCTTCTCAAGTTTCAATAGAAGGCTGCTTACTGAAAAATATTGCATGTGGCTGGTGGCACACGCTACTTCTAGCCGAAAGACCCATTTGAGTTTGGGTTCGATCGATGATGACAATAGAAAAGGAATGACTTGCTACAATATGACATCTTCAACTAGTCTGTGTTATTAGATGCTTTCTTAGGCTTGTATCATGGTGTACATTATTTCTTTGCGCACATTCGTGGAGTCGTGTAGGCATGTATTCCATTCTTTCCAGTTTTTAGaagctaattttttttcaaattgcaGAGAAATCTTTAGTTTGTACACAAACAATTAAAGTAGTTGTACTGATAATTTAGTCTTGCTCTGATGAGGATGTGATGGTGATGCTTCCTAGGTCTGGCCATCGTCACCTGGTTTTGACGCACAATACCCGGCGGCTTGCCGGCTTTTCTTGGATATAAATGGAGGCGCATCAGATCCTGCTTGATATTGAACTTCTCCTGCGTTGCAGAAGATGCAGGAGTGGCCAAAATACATCCATTCTGTGAAAACCCCTTGGTGCCTGAGCATATTCAAACAAACATAACATTTAGAATGGCAAAAATTATGGGCTTCTTTAGACTATATTACGATTTTGGTGTTCGTATTTTCCGAATAATTGTTGGTCTATGTAGTTTCAGTTTTCGCATTTGGTATCTGTAGTTCCTAAATGCAACAATTCACGGACAAATACGAGAGTAAATCGAGTAATTGTTCTTAAATTGCAACTAGTAGACCCCAATATGCTTAACATTGAGGGAACTAGAACTACATGGACTAAAGTGGAACTTCGCCTGAACTATATGTTACCACCGAAATCATACTTTGGCCGTTTTCCAAAAGAAAATTACCATAGAGATGAACCATACCTCGACAACAAAATGTGCCCACATGTTGCTTGAGCGAGTTTCAATCACACCCTTCAAGATAGTCAGCTCTTGTCGTCGGATAGCTTGGGCTATGTCTAAGAAAAGTCCGTGTTCATCACATAGCATCTGCAGTAGTAGTCATGGAAATTTTAGACGAAACACTTCTGCAACGAAGCTTTGCGTTGACAAATAGGGGGGCATGCAACAAACCTCTATAAGCATGTGTCCTGGGTGTTCAAGATCTTCTACCACAATGGGGCAAATCTGGAGTTCACTTCCAACTTCGAAAGCCCTGCTTGTCCCACTTTCGCAGCCACTTGTGGCTTCGCTTGTGTTATTGGAATGAGGTGCCTGCAAAAGCATCAAGGATATAGTTAGAAACTAGTGATTAATTCGTTGGTCTTCAACATTACGCACCAGCTGGATTCGGAACTACAAAATGACTTTGAGGACAAATAAAATTTCTAAGTCAAGGACGTTGTGcagaagtttttttcatctttgGGAGACCGTCATGGTGCTTGTCCTGGCCGGCTGCTGTTTATTgatattttcattttaattatttCATGCATAATTTACCAAGAAAAAAGGCTTTGCATACCTCTTGTGGTGTGTAGCACCTCAGTTTTTCGGTTTGGTCAGTCATGTTTCTTAAAAACTGCATGTGTTTAACGGTTCGGTCTAAAAGGCCGTCAATGCTGCACTGAATACCAGAAACCAAACACGTCTAGTTAGAGAAAAACAAGCAATTATGTATTTGTCCCTCAAAAACTAGAGAAAGGCTGTTACCTTAGCACCATTTGGGACAAGGTCTCGTAGCTCTTTCATACGATCCTGAATCAATTGTCTATCTCTTGGTCTTAGCTTCCGGCTATTGCCAAGCCTGGTCTTTCTTGCAGTGCCACCGGACAACTTTTGTTCCTTTTTAGGCTTTGTAGACTTGTACCCTTTCTCCTTCTGCTCTTCGTCAACCAAAGTACTTATCGTGCCTGTGAAAGAAGTTGAAATCTCGCCCCTGGCAGGTAAAGCAGATGTATGGTTCCAAGTTGCTGAATCACTTCCAACTGGGGCACTCGCttcaaatttcaattgtttGAAAGAAGCAGGAAATTGACTTGATGAGGTAATAGATGATTTAATATTCTCTGATCTGCTAGACGAGGTTTCATCTTTGGCTACAAAAGCTTTCGAGAGGTTCTCAGCATCACTTGCTTTGGAAAACCATGATGGCTCAATACAGGTAGGGAGATCTTTCTGCAAACTAGAGCTGCTACATGTATCATCAATGCCGATAGATGGGTCCCATATATGTTCATCTGTCTGCCTCTGCAAAGGTGTTCCAAGTGCTTTGTGTAGTTCACAATTTTCAGGAAAGCTAAAGAAATTATTCACTGTGTTGTAACTTGTATCTTTAGCATTAACGTCTTCGAACAGTTCTGCTACACCTCCAACAGAGTAAGAATTGAAACCGCTCATGGattctccaaacacttccaAACCATAGCCACCAAATTGAGAATAGGTTAGAAGTTCTTCCTCTAGACAAGATAGCCCAAACATCTGACTTTCCATCATTCCCAGCAAGCTGGTATCTATCAACTGACTGAGTGGACTTGATTCTCCACAGTGAAAAGTTGGCGGAACAGCAATCACACTTTCGCCTGTACTCTTAAGAACTTCTGGCTCATCTGTTCCGGTGTCTAGAAGTGAATCTTCAGCAGTTGGCAATTGCAAAAATTGCCCGAAGGTCAACAATAAGTTATCATTCAGTCTGATGTTATCAACATCTTCTGACCCTTCAACGTTGAGTGGATTCATGGTAACAGCTGATGGCTCAAATGTGTTCTGCATTAAACTAAATGATTGTGACCATGATGATTGAGCTTCAATGTCTTTGTTTAAGGTAAAAGGTACAGTTTTCCCCTCAACATTGTGAATGGCATTGAATCTGTCTTTCACAAAAGCAACCACTGCAGGATCTTCAGCAACCTGAAATTTTGATCAGAGAAGAAAGGGACTTATAAGATGAATACAAATCGGTGCATGtgttacagagagagagagagagagagagagagagagactgagaaaCACATGCGAGTCCTTAAGCTCCAGAAGGGGGGAAGAACATTATGTGAGATTCATGCAGTGTAAGTTATATAAATTCCACTGCCACAACTTCCCAAATAAACTTGTAAGCTACTATCCAGAATGGGATGTGACGGTAGACCAATTCAGGAAGTTTAGAATAAGTTCAGAATGAGCACGCACCGTCTCCAGGGAGCCAAGTTGCAGAACTCCATATGGAAGTACAGGTACAAGCAAAATTGTCTGCATGAGAAATCAAATATGTAATCAGATTTTCATCCATTACAAACATGCGAAACTTGAGCTATAAAATTAAAACTGTGGCCTAATCTGTGTTGCCAAAAGAATTACCTTGATACCCAATGCAAACTGAAGGAGCCATTCATCTGGACACtgagaaaatatattttttttttggttatacTGTCAACTACTAGAAGAAATTTTACCAACTGTATATGAAGATCGCTAAGAATTTACATTAGCTTGCTCGAATAAGATTTACCTGAGGAACTAAATCAGACTCTCTGGTGCATAGACTGTCAAGGAAAACCCAGGTAAAGCTCCCTGTACATGCCACCTCACCAACAACCCTgagaaattatttaaatccacaGTGAACCATTTTTCATTCCTTAAGACATTTGAGAACCTTAACAATAAACACATCGTGTGCCTTCCTGATATCTCTTACGAGACAGAACTTTTCCGGTTGTACCAGTTTAAAAAAGTCACGTTCATACGTGTGTTATGTGTATTCACTGATGGTGgcaaataacaaagaaagcgAAATTGCCTCCaccaaaatttctttttttgacTTCTATATTTGAAGATATTTCTTATAAAACATTTAGATAGAAACGTTTTTGGAGATTGAAAGGAAGTACACAACAAGACAAGAGTCAAGAACAAGATTGTACCCTTTTCCAAATGTGTACTGAAGATGTACCATATCAGCCACAGCCAGTCCAATTGGATATCCTGCAGATCCACCATCATGGATACTTGTTGCAAAATCCTTAAAATGCATCTGATTTGCGTCGCTGAAGTAGATGTCATCCGATGCATGTTCCACAGTTTCTCTTGGATTTGGGTGATGACAGTACCCATCCTCCCAAGACAAAATCCTTAAGACAACAAGAAGGCCAGTATCATACCGAAGATCGCCACTAGATTTGATATACATGAGACACACAATAAGCTCGGCATAGAAACACCATTAGGATGTCAATCCAAAGATAAGAATCATACTAGAATTTTTATTTGTGTGAAATATAAACGTTGAAACCTCTATGCGGTTACGCATATGTATTGTATCGAATGTGATTAGAAATTTCAAATAGAATTCATCTAGTACACTAAGGAAACAGCAAGATCATCGTCAAAACAAAAATTGCAGAAGCATTTTGACTAACTAATTAATTACTTTCCGAATTCTAAGGACGGATAAAcagattaaaattttcaacaaaGAGTATAATTCATAGCAAAAAgcgaagaaaaggaaagaagctTACAAATCACTCTGGTGCTTGAGCTTCCAAAACACTGAATAATTCCAAGGCGAATCGCTGCAGAGGCTCTTCAGCAACTGCCTCAGAGCAGTAGTCCCCATTATCTTCTCAACTTCCTCAAAAGTCTCTCAAATACAACAACTAGTAACAAAATCAATAATCACTTCCAAAAAAAGCAGACAAAACCAACAAACACCTTATCTAGCTGCCCTGGTACGAAGCCCGACCCGCCTGCTTAATCCGCAATCCCGCTCTTCGTTTAATCGGTGGATCGGTCGAAGACAATTCCATCACTGAACACTATGCccgctctccctctctctctcagctACTAATCAACTTAATAAAAAAGCACTTAAACAAATCGAGAATCGATAAGAAGCTCTGCCCCTACTCGTTCGACTGATTCGATTAAGCAGTTCATAACTCTGTTTCTATTAGTTCGAAGCAAAAATCGCTGCCAAACAAATACACACAAAACTATAAGGATATTTTCATGAATCAGCTACTGCAAGAAAACTGAGAAAGCAGTCACCTCTAGAAACGAAGACGCTGATCGTGTTCGTATTCGCTGGCTTCCATTTCTCTCTGTGTTTGTAGTGTTTTCTTGGGAAAttggccttcttcttcttcctcgctcTCCCCAAGTCCACAAGCTCCGAATGTCCAAACGCACCACAAACAAGTGAAACAACGGTTGTATGCTTTTTCTTATACAAAATGCCTCCACCGGGGAACCGGTCACGTTTTTGGTTTTGGCGGATTTCAAACTGGTCCAAAGTCGGATTATATAGCTCGGTTGGAGCGGAGGGAGTGGGTTTCCGGACCCACAAATTTGTTTTTCTATGGTATGTGGGGGCCATTGTTTAGCAGTCATGTCAGGATTGAGATCCTCTCCGAACATCACACTTCCATGCTGATGTAAAGAGCAATACAGATCTTCAAGAGACAAATATATGAGCGTTGGGGAGACAAATTGTGTGTGAGGTAGGCTAGAGGGATGGGGCTAATGGAGACTGTATAATTTAAATTGAATGATCCAGATTGATGTATGCGTCGACTCTAGATGTGAGATCTAGAGAGGATCTCAATCCATCCTGTTAACGTTTATTATCGACTTcttattttggatttttatcACAATTAATCTTGAATTAACCCAACACATCAAGATGTTtcatgaaattaaaaatcaattaatgtaGTATCTTAGTATAAATGCTGCAAATCGATATGATACTTCCGtcacaatttcatcaaaatttctaTTAGTGATAACGTGTAGATGTAGAGTAGATATGGGCACACAATTCTAGTAAAATATTACCATATGGATAATTATTGAAATGGCCcgcctcttttttttctttctattttttttttgttttttgtcgtGTGGAAGTCGATACATAGAGCTGCACTTTAGTCATTAGGGCCTTCTATCTTGGGGGCCCAATGTTTttttatatatcgtatatatctctattaattataaaattatctttgtcaaccaaaatatgaagaaaaaacaaattaattttctatcataaaaaaaaagatgaacaataatgtaattttacaggtctaaattttattattttttattaaaatctcACCTACatatgatgttaaaatacctctaatatttttaaaaaaaaaccgaaaataaAAACCTCTAACTCCCCCCAcgactctccctctctccttctcattttataaaaaaatgtgtttataCACACAAATTATGTAAGTAAATGctaatacatataaatataaaaaaaattaag
Proteins encoded in this region:
- the LOC126593272 gene encoding ultraviolet-B receptor UVR8-like isoform X2; protein product: MDCNEGGGGGSTKTEERREALVYMWGYLPGVSPEKSPILSLSPVRFPNGMEGGYSWKDVCGGGCGFAMAISECGKLMTWGSTDEEGQSYVVSGKHGTPEAYALPTEASILKAAAGWAHCVAVTETGEVYTWGWKECVPSGNLIGDLGMVERLQKDTTGNQSSLPAEQVNSMSQGFNLTSGTVSHLESKRAREEIAKRRKISSAKVESESSTGGEEFFNPSPCLVTLGPGVRITTVAAGGRHTLALSDMGQVWGWGYGGEGQLGLGTRVKMVSSPHVIPCIEPSASGKDRSSVISQGSKVPGSYVKEIACGGRHSAVITDAGALLTFGWGLYGQCGQGNTIDQLRPSYVKSLSETKVKNIAAGLWHTLCVSVDGRVYAFGGNQFGQLGTGADEGELQTLPKILDSPGLGSKHAKVASCGARHSVILTEDGQLFSWGWNKYGQLGLGDAVDRNIPSQVSIEGCLLKNIACGWWHTLLLAERPI
- the LOC126593272 gene encoding ultraviolet-B receptor UVR8-like isoform X4 codes for the protein MDCNEGGGGGSTKTEERREALVYMWGYLPGVSPEKSPILSLSPVRFPNGMEGGYSWKDVCGGGCGFAMAISECGKLMTWGSTDEEGQSYVVSGKHGETPEAYALPTEASILKAAAGWAHCVAVTETGEVYTWGWKECVPSGNLIGDLGMVERLQKDTTGNQSSLPAEQVNSMSQGFNLTSGTVSHLESKRAREEIAKRRKISSAKVESESSTGGEEFFNPSPCLVTLGPGVRITTVAAGGRHTLALSDMGQVWGWGYGGEGQLGLGTRVKMVSSPHVIPCIEPSASGKDRSSVISQGSKVPGSYVKEIACGGRHSAVITDAGALLTFGWGLYGQCGQGNTIDQLRPSYVKSLSETKVKNIAAGLWHTLCVSVDGRVYAFGGNQFGQLGTGADEGETLPKILDSPGLGSKHAKVASCGARHSVILTEDGQLFSWGWNKYGQLGLGDAVDRNIPSQVSIEGCLLKNIACGWWHTLLLAERPI
- the LOC126593272 gene encoding ultraviolet-B receptor UVR8-like isoform X1; the protein is MDCNEGGGGGSTKTEERREALVYMWGYLPGVSPEKSPILSLSPVRFPNGMEGGYSWKDVCGGGCGFAMAISECGKLMTWGSTDEEGQSYVVSGKHGETPEAYALPTEASILKAAAGWAHCVAVTETGEVYTWGWKECVPSGNLIGDLGMVERLQKDTTGNQSSLPAEQVNSMSQGFNLTSGTVSHLESKRAREEIAKRRKISSAKVESESSTGGEEFFNPSPCLVTLGPGVRITTVAAGGRHTLALSDMGQVWGWGYGGEGQLGLGTRVKMVSSPHVIPCIEPSASGKDRSSVISQGSKVPGSYVKEIACGGRHSAVITDAGALLTFGWGLYGQCGQGNTIDQLRPSYVKSLSETKVKNIAAGLWHTLCVSVDGRVYAFGGNQFGQLGTGADEGELQTLPKILDSPGLGSKHAKVASCGARHSVILTEDGQLFSWGWNKYGQLGLGDAVDRNIPSQVSIEGCLLKNIACGWWHTLLLAERPI
- the LOC126593272 gene encoding ultraviolet-B receptor UVR8-like isoform X5 is translated as MDCNEGGGGGSTKTEERREALVYMWGYLPGVSPEKSPILSLSPVRFPNGMEGGYSWKDVCGGGCGFAMAISECGKLMTWGSTDEEGQSYVVSGKHGETPEAYALPTEASILKAAAGWAHCVAVTETGEVYTWGWKECVPSGNLIGDLGMVERLQKDTTGNQSSLPAEQVNSMSQGFNLTSGTVSHLESKRAREEIAKRRKISSAKVESESSTGGEEFFNPSPCLVTLGPGVRITTVAAGGRHTLALSDMGQVWGWGYGGEGQLGLGTRVKMVSSPHVIPCIEPSASGKDRSSVISQGSKVPGSYVKEIACGGRHSAVITDAGALLTFGWGLYGQCGQGNTIDQLRPSYVKSLSETKVKNIAAGLWHTLCVSVDGRVYAFGGNQFGQLGTGADEGETLPKILDSPGLGSKHAKVASCGARHSVILTDGQLFSWGWNKYGQLGLGDAVDRNIPSQVSIEGCLLKNIACGWWHTLLLAERPI
- the LOC126593272 gene encoding ultraviolet-B receptor UVR8-like isoform X3, with the protein product MDCNEGGGGGSTKTEERREALVYMWGYLPGVSPEKSPILSLSPVRFPNGMEGGYSWKDVCGGGCGFAMAISECGKLMTWGSTDEEGQSYVVSGKHGETPEAYALPTEASILKAAAGWAHCVAVTETGEVYTWGWKECVPSGNLIGDLGMVERLQKDTTGNQSSLPAEQVNSMSQGFNLTSGTVSHLESKRAREEIAKRRKISSAKVESESSTGGEEFFNPSPCLVTLGPGVRITTVAAGGRHTLALSDMGQVWGWGYGGEGQLGLGTRVKMVSSPHVIPCIEPSASGKDRSSVISQGSKVPGSYVKEIACGGRHSAVITDAGALLTFGWGLYGQCGQGNTIDQLRPSYVKSLSETKVKNIAAGLWHTLCVSVDGRVYAFGGNQFGQLGTGADEGELQTLPKILDSPGLGSKHAKVASCGARHSVILTDGQLFSWGWNKYGQLGLGDAVDRNIPSQVSIEGCLLKNIACGWWHTLLLAERPI